The DNA segment AAGGCGAGGCCCTCCCACGTGACGTTCGCCCTCGCGCTCCTGGGTCTGGAGCCGGGACAGCCGGCGCACTGGACCGAGGCGAGGGCGTTCAGCCCGCCGGCCGGCGAAACGCTCGACATCACCGCCCGGTTCTTCACCGTCAGCGACGAAGAAAAGGCCCGCGTCGACAAGTTGATCGCCGAGGGCGCCAAGCCCGAGAAAATCCAGGTCCGAAAAACCCTTCTGAAGGAAGTGCCCGCGTACAAACTTCTCCGCCTGTCAGGCTCCGCGGCGGAGGTCACCCGGCCGATCGAGTGGGTGTACGTCGGCCGGCCGGAGAAAAACATGCTCGTCGCCGCCGACCGCGAGGGAACCGTCGTCTGCCTCTCGAACTTCGTCGAGGCGGTCATTGACGTGCCGTTCGAATCCACCGCCGTCAACGCCGACCTCCTGTACGAGGCCAATCCGAACGTCGTCCCGCCCGTCGGGACGCCCGTGGAACTGGTCATCCGGCCGACGGGCCATCGCATCGAGCCGAAGAAGGTCGAGATCGCGGTCGTCGTCCGCAAGGGCGAGACCCCGACGCTCGACGGCCGGCCGGTGACCCTCAAGGAACTCAAGGACGCCGTCAACGCCATGCCGGCCAGCGTCCGCGCCGCGGCCCTCAAGGCCGACCCGCAGGAAACCTTCGGCCGCGTCATGCAGGTCAAAGAGGTGCTCGAAGACGCGCTGATGCAGGTGGAGTTGATCGTGCTCGAGCCGGCCGCAACGGGTCAACCGCCCCCAGCCAAAGAGTGATTTCAACGCAGAGACCGCAGAGCACGCAGAGAAGGGTAGATATGTGGGAACGGCAATGCGTAATGCGGCCCCTCGACCATGCTCGGGTCGCCCTGAGCGAGGTCGAAGGGCGGAAAGAAACGCCGTCTCGCACATCGTCATGGTTAGCCGCGACCCGTAGGGGAGCGGGGAACTTCACAACCTGCCTTCGTCGCGGTAGCGCTGCATGGCTCGCCGACAGTGGCAGGGCCGGTCGGAGGCAATCCGGCCGATCGCCTCGGCGAGAATCTCCGGCAACCGCGCAGCCGCGCGGTCGCCTTCGGCCAACTCCTCGGCCGTCGCCATCCC comes from the Planctomycetota bacterium genome and includes:
- a CDS encoding YdjY domain-containing protein, coding for MRKSWHLAGTATAWVILAAGMARGAETPAQQAPPTEKPVVLKTLPGITVDTAKSEVRLEGKVCLQEGALELVVCSEGTREHESIVVVKARPSHVTFALALLGLEPGQPAHWTEARAFSPPAGETLDITARFFTVSDEEKARVDKLIAEGAKPEKIQVRKTLLKEVPAYKLLRLSGSAAEVTRPIEWVYVGRPEKNMLVAADREGTVVCLSNFVEAVIDVPFESTAVNADLLYEANPNVVPPVGTPVELVIRPTGHRIEPKKVEIAVVVRKGETPTLDGRPVTLKELKDAVNAMPASVRAAALKADPQETFGRVMQVKEVLEDALMQVELIVLEPAATGQPPPAKE
- a CDS encoding phosphorylase; translation: ASQGASLVGMTLAPEFALARELELCYAPLSWVVNPAEGVAERPYRPDVLFEGMATAEELAEGDRAAARLPEILAEAIGRIASDRPCHCRRAMQRYRDEGRL